ACcgatcagcagttcgccgatgtcatgacgaagggactacccacCTCGACCTTCGAGGGATTTCAAGCCAGTCTCTACGTcaccggtgtgtgtgtgtgtgtgtgtgtgtgtgtgtgtgtgtgtgtgtgtgtgtcaagtgcacgatcaatcaatcatcgatgcaccaaatcattctctacaaaGCATTTCGTTGAGGCCGCAATTATTGCAAGAATCTTGTCGATACATTTCAAAAGACGTAGATCTTGTTAGTCCctttctcgaatatgcacgagtgtgcatataTATATTAAAGAAGATAAGGCAAAGAGTGCCTCCACCAAAGTTTACATTTTACCGGTACAAACTAGTCTTCACCACTCACCCACCTCTCTACCCTACGGAAGAAGGGAGTTACATGCCCTTTTAGTAACCCAGCCGATACCCAAACTAAGCCCTCATTACGAATCTTGTTTAGCAACTGGAAGACCGACGGTCGCGCACCATCGAAGACTATTGCATTCCGATGCTTCTACAACTCCCACCACACAAGAGCAAAGGTGGTTCGTAGATCTTTCGTACTCATCTCATTCGATCCGCGCTTGTCAATGGCCCATTGTACCAGCGAGTCCTGTGTAGTTGGGATCCAAGCCGGAGAGCCCAGCGCCGCACAAATGGCCGCCCAGATTGTTCTAGTGAACACACATGTGAGCATGAGATGGTTGATCGTTTCGTCCTCCTAATCACAGAAAGGGCATGCGGCTTGATGTGTAAGGCCTCGTCGTGGAAGACGATCCGAGGTCCAGCATCTATCTTTCATGGCCAACCAAATAAAGAACCTACATTGCAAGAGAGCGCGCGACTTCCATGCCAAGTCTGTCGTTGGGATTACCTCTCTTCCCCAGAATGCAGCCGCATACGCTGATTTTACCGAGAACCGGCCATTTTCCTCCCACGACCACCTGATCACGTCGGGTACATCATCCTCGGATGGTTCCCAAGTGCTAACCATCTGCCAAAGTGTGAGGAATTCATGCAAAGTATCCATGCCGAAGTTTGGGGTGAAATCCATCGCCCAAGATCCGCTCTCCATGGTCGAGCAAACCAACCTCGTCTTTCGTACTCTCGGTGGGACAAAGTCATACACACGCGGTGCCACCTCCTATACTCTCCTACCATCCAACCATCGTTCTTCCCAAAAGAGCGTTGTGTGGCCCGACCGCGCAGTACTCCTCATAGCTGCCTGGAATAGAAGCCTCGCCTCCTCTGTGACCGGTATTCGAAATTCGCTCCATGGTCTTGTCTCATCCGTTCTCTGGAACCATGGCCAATGAGCATGCATGGCCACGTTCATCCACCGTAGATTCGGCAGTCCCAATCCTCCAGCCCAGTTGGGCGAGCAAACCATGTCCCAAGCAACATCACAGTTGCCCCCATTTGCTTCAGCTCGCCTACACCACAAGAACCCTCTGCAGATCCTGTTCATAGCAGCAATAGTCTTCATCGGGAGGTCTAGCGCCATCATAGCATGTATGGGCATGGCGCATAGCACGGATTGAACCAAAGTTAGCCGGCCACTCTTTGGCATTAAAGCTGCCTTCCATTTTGGCAGCCTGTTTGCCATATGATCCACCAAGTATTGCAGCTGCGCTGCAGATTGCTTTCTTAGCGATAGCGGTGGCCCAAGGTATTTGATAGGGAATGCTCCCAACGGACACTCAAGCTCAGTGCATGCTATGGATACCTCCTCCTCAGTGCATCTGATAGGTGAGGCCGCGGACTTGTGCAAGTTAATCCTGAGCCCAGCTGCCTCGCCGAACAGCTCAAACAAACATTTGCAAACACGGAGATCTCGGGGATTGGGCTTGACAAATAGAACCACATCGTCCGCGAAGATGGACAAGCGCTTCCTCATCCCTACTCGCGCAAGAGGTGAAAGGACACCTCAGCTCATAGCCACCTCAAACATCTTTTGCAGGGGCTCCATAGTTAGGATGAATAGCATTGGTGAGATGGGGTCACCCTGCCGCAATCCTTTGCAATTGTAGATCGTGCCACCTGGGTCACCATTGACCATGATCTTAGTTGTTGAAGTTGCAAGGATCCCACAAATCCATGCTCTCCACCTCGGCCCAAATCCCATGTGTTCCAAAACCTTGAGAAGGAAAGGCCACTTTACCGAGTCAAAAGCTGTTGAGATGTCGAGCTTAAGCAGAATAGAAGAGCTCTTGAAAGCGTGCAGTCTCCGCGCCATGCTTTGCACAAGGATGAAGTTATCGTGCAAAGACCTTCCTTTCACAAACGCGCTTTGGTGATTGCCAACTAGCTTGGGCAGCTCCTCCACCAATCGACAAGCGAGCACTTTCTCAAAAATCTTGATAGCCCCATGCACAAGGCTAATCGGCCGAAAATCTCGCACTTCCAGTGCTCCTTCCTTCTTCGGCAAGAGGGAAACAAGGGCTTTGTTGATGGCGGCTAAACCCCTCATGTCGCCCTTGTAGAAACACTCCATTGCTTTCATGAAGTCGTCCTTTATAATGCTCCCACATGCGGCGTAGAACCTTCCGGTAAACCCGTCCGGCCCCGGGGCCTTGTCTAGTGGCATGCTCTTGATTACCTTCTCCACTTCCTCAGCGGTAAACGGTTGCACGAGATGCGATAGGTCATGACGTGGGAGCTCAAGAATACCTAGGTTGATAGTATGATTCCTAGCTTCCGAGGTGCCAAAAGCCGCACCAAAATATGCATCAACTGCCGACGCGACTTCCTCCTGCCCATCATAGAGGTTGCCGTTATGCTTCACCACACGCAAGGTGTTCTTCCGCTGCCACTGGCTGGCCTGTTGGTGAAAGAGGCTAGTATTGCCATCCCCTTCTCGCAGCTGAAGTAACCGAGACCTTTGCCTCGCAATAGTCCGCTCCAAGGAGCTCAGACCGAGTAGCTTTTTCTTCAAGCACATTCTCAGCTCCCGCTCAGCATCAGAGAGGGCTCTTCCTTCCATAGTTGTGTCTAGCTGCTTGATAACCTCAAGAGCAATAGCGATTTGCAGTTTCACGTTCCCAATCCAACTGTCACTCCACCTTTGGAGGCTCACCGCGGTAGCTTTTAGTTTGTTTTGAAGTGTGAGATAGTCGTTTGAAGCCGCCGGAGTTGAGGTCCAGGCAAGTTTAACTACATCCATGAACCCTTCCGCTCTGGTCCAGAACGATTCGAACTTGAACCGACATTTCGAACTGATGCAAACATTCATGTCCAGCACCAACGGGCAGTGGTCGGAAATAGCCGTACCCAAGGCTGAAAGAAAACAGGTTGGGTACGCCAGATCTCATTCATTCGACACGAACACGTGGTCGATTTTCTCTTAGTCCTTTTCGTCCAAAGCATGCCCCCGGTACGTGTCAAAACAGGAGAAGCCTAGCCCGACCCAATCTCGATCTAGCCCGATCTCAAGAGATTCACGTATGCAATCAGAAACCATCCCATCCCCGACTGCGCTCTCACAAGTGAAGCAAGATCACACGATACCATCCCATCCCCGACTGCGCTCTCACAAGTGAAGCAAGATCACACGATCGATGACTGTTATACCCTGTATCCTTAACCAGCACAGAGAAGCAAGGTTTGGCAACGACGGGTGCTCGTGCATGGAAGGCACGTAGACCCTGACGTACGCTGCGAAGCCACCGGCCAGTGCGGGTGTGCACACGTGGCACCAGTGCCAGAGCTTGGGACACATCTTAGGAGGGGNNNNNNNNNNNNNNNNNNNNNNNNNNNNNNNNNNNNNNNNNNNNNNNNNNNNNNNNNNNNNNNNNNNNNNNNNNNNNNNNNNNNNNNNNNNNNNNNNNNNNNNNNNNNNNNNNNNNNNNNNNNNNNNNNNNNNNNNNNNNNNNNNNNNNNNNNNNNNNNNNNNNNNNNNNNNNNNNNNNNNNNNNNNNNNNNNNNNNNNNNNNNNNNNNNNNNNNNNNNNNNNNNNNNNNNNNNNNNNNNNNNNNNNNNNNNNNNNNNNNNNNNNNNNNNNNNNNNNNNNNNNNNNNNNNNNNNNNNNNNNGTGGCACGGAACCAGAAGTTTCAAAGGTGAGGTCATTCGGTTGGCCGTTGCATTacccgcggccccggcaagagccggACGCAGCAGCACGCGTCGGAGCGAACTGGTCGGCGAGGCAGTTACTCCGTCCTGGTCAGCTCCTGCCCTTCTAGCTAGCTACATGCGCCGAAAGTGATGCGACATCGCGTACGTGCATCACTTTCACTTCTCCACCATACCATGGCCGGCAACCAGTGAGCGGCATGCACGTTCCCTACCTAGCGAGCACCCTAATTTCTTCGATCGTATGATATCGTATCGTATTATCGTACTATAATAATTCATCACCTCTCGTTCCCTTGCATTACTTGAAGACGTGGATAGATCGAGTCGGTAACTCGGTATGGCACGCACGTTAGAGCATCTCGACTCGTTTGGCCCCCAGCGCATATGCCAGACCATTTTCACGCGTTCATCCAGCGATTTTTAGGCTCCGGGGGCGACCAAGGCCCCAGCCACGTGCCTCATATTCAAACTTGATCGTTTCCGTTTTAAAAAAAAGCCATAATCCAACGATCAGTGCAATAGTTCGGCGATCATCACTGTGCCACAATTCGGCGATCAAATGAAAAATTCGGCGCACAAAAAGAAAGGACACGCAAGGAATGCATCAAACGTCAGGGTCGGCCTCCGGCGTAGTCGTCAGCGTGCGCGGGCTGGGAGGAGTCGGCACGGCTTCTGGACTGGTCGGCGCGGCTTCTGTGCTGCTGGGCGTCGCGGAGGCATCATCACTCGGGCTGGGCTAAGGCGTTGGCGTGGGCGTGGGAGTTGGCGTAGGCGTTGCTGGTATCTGGTTCAatatgaggccgcgctccgccagaaaccacgccttgagcttctcggcGCCGCTCTGGAGCATGTCAGCGCCGCCCATCAAGAAAGCCAGATCGTTGTTCCTCTTCTTCACGGCGACATTGGTCCGGAGCAAGTCGAGTTTGACGGCGCTGTTCGTCATCAAAGCAGCCCAACGTGCCTCAGTTTTCTCTTCTCGCAGGGCGGCTCTGGTcttggcgtcggcgaggcaatgctcgatggactcttgcACACGTGCGGCTGCCGACTCGGCACGTTtcgccttcttggcccctttgttgccgTACGTGCGCCCGTCGGCCGCGTCCGGGGTCGACTcgtccggcttgtacgtctccttggccttgaCGAGGGTGCACCGGATATCCGCCCAATTTTCGCACTTGTCGATCCgcttgaagacgtggaggtacttgaactcttgGTCGATGTTGTCATCGCCGTACATGGCGAACATGCGCAGCAGCTGCGCCGAAGAGCGACCATCAGTCGGCGCGGGCGCGCACATGGGCGCGCGCACGGCGAAAGGAATAGGGAGAGGACGGCGTGATGTACCTGATCCTCGACGCTggtgccgctctccgggcgagccgcgacctcctcgacgatccctTGCCATTTGTTGCACGTCGTTTGaatgagcccccaatggttcgccatcgccttcgaaccgcgctgcatgtagacgcctttaaagtaggggtcgacgagcttgcgctcgtcaaactcggccttgatgcggtatCAATACGTGTCGATgttctggttcgtgccggtgatcgggtcgaggcagacgactttccacgcttcggcgaggcactAATCTTCCTTgaacgcccacttgatgcgcggctcgccggtCTTGGCCGctcatttcttcttcttcttccctttcctcgTCTGCGCCGACACCTCTCCTCCTGCTCCTATGGCTCTTCCTCCCCGTAGTCGAGCTCGCCGTCCATTTCGCCGAGATCAATCGAGCCGTCTTGTGTAGTGAACCCGGGAGAAGCGGCGGCGGCAGCCGAGCCGGCTGCGACGATGTCTTCCATGTCGGCCTCCGTCGCGTCAGCGTCGCCAAGATGCGACGAGGAGGCTTGCGAGTAGAGCAGCTGGCCGCGGCGGAGAGGTGGCATCGGGGAGGCTGCGTAGGCCGCCGGCGAGTAcgtgtatggagggtactgcatgcCGGCGAACATGGGCGAGGGCGTACGTTGGACCGGGCGCCCATGAGAAGGTGACGTTGGGAATGAACCCGCCGTGTACGTCGGGGTCGGCATAGCTAGGCAACGGCGTGCAACTCCATGGTTGTGGCGACGACGAGAAGCCGGCCGGAGAtccgacgctttgctggctccaggcCGCGTGCGGGCCGTGGCCGCATGGTGGACTCACCATCCCCGCGGGAGCCGCCTCAGCTTGTTCGGCCGAGCGCTTCGCCTGCTTCTCCGCGGCCACGGCCGCGAGCGTCGCCCTCTCCCGGGCCTTCTTGGCTCTGTTGCGCTTATCGGCGATGACAGCCTCCCAGCGCTGCACTTCCACCTTTCAGTCGGCGTTGGTCATGCCCGGGGGCTTGGACGGCGGtgccctctgcttcctctgcttcggctggctgcggcggcggctgtggTATCCGTCGCGGCGCGGGGGAacacgtacttcttcggcggcatggggGCCGGCTTGGAAGGGAGGAGGCGGAGTTTGGCGGGAAGAATGGAGAATGAGAGGAAAGACGAGGGGAGAAGCGGgaggaaacggcgggaaaagggTCTCCTCTCGCCGAAAGAGCGGCCCCACGCACCTTTTTGCTTCTGCCGGCGCCTCCAGGCGACACCCGGGCGCTTGGGTTCGGCTTGGAATCGCCGGCTCTGGATTTAGCTCAAACCGGCGTTAAATGAGGTTCTGGGGCGCGACTAGGCCGATTTTTAGCCACCAACGCTAAAAATTCGTCTGGGGGCCTGTTGAGGCCGCGGCTGGAGATGCTTTTAGTCCATGGATTGCGAGATTGATGGAGCGGCTGCATTCTTTTGAGGGGATCGAGCGGCTGCATGTGCTAGCATAATCCATGGCGCCTCTCCAACCATACAACATTCGACATGTACTATGTGAACCGGCCTGCTTGCGGCTACCTAGGTGCTGCTGCATGCAATACCAGTCTGATACGTGAGCATACACTTTCTTTCagctatgcatgcatgcgtgctaACTTTGTTGGGTGGTGCAAAGACTCCGGCACCATGGCGGCCGTTTAATTTTGAACTTAACCTACTGTTCCGATTGCAATTTTTTACCAGACAGATATAAGTGGCCGGCAATGAATCGCGGACAACCCATGCTGCCGGAGATATCGACCTCATAATTCACCCATTCGTTCTTTTTTACAGCCACGACTTCCTCTTTGGAGGAATATTTTAGGAGACGGTAGACTACTTTCGACAACGGCCGGGCTGTCAAAGCTGGCCGAGGCGTAGCGGTACCTAGTTTATTTACTGCCATACGGCTGTACGTGTCGGCTGGCCATAGGTTGTTGAAAGAAATCTACTCTCTACGAGTGCACGTACACTAACGGAATCTATCACATGTCGATCGGTTTGAGCATAATCCCGACCACATGTACGTACCCGCTAATTTACCACGCCCGTGAAGTATAATACTAGGCAAATGCATGTACGAGGACGAGCTAAACAAATGTTTTCGAACAATATGTATAGTTTCTCCATGTTGAGCAAGGAAAGCGACAGGATTTAAATCAGATGAGTCGCTAGCTGCTAGCTTTGTCTTTAGCGTCTACGAAGGTAGAAACAGCAACTGATTTCTTTTGGAGTCTGATAACGTCAGGTACAAGCACATGGCAAATTGAATGTTTTCGATGACAACTTTAACAGGCAAGCATGACAATTTCGTGCTTCAGTTTATTTTTGACTGAAAATTGTTGTGTGTGTCAACTAACTTGGCTGACATCCTTGCGTCACTAGAATTGCCATAAAAAACGTTCAATTTGCCATGCCCTTATACCTGACATCAGGTACTTATCATTTCAATTTCTTTTTCTTAAGAAAAAGTCACTAGATTTTTAATCAGGCCCGACTACATGGGTCTACGGCTTACCAGTGACGCAGCGTTCCATCCCGCGTTGTTCTGTTGCTAGGATTACGACCGAGCGTGTGTANNNNNNNNNNNNNNNNNNNNNNNNNNNNNNNNNNNNNNNNNNNNNNNNNNNNNNNNNNNNNNNNNNNNNNNNNNNNNNNNNNNNNNNNNNNNNNNNNNNNNNNNNNNNNNNNNNNNNNNNNNNNNNNNNNNNNNNNNNNNNNNNNNNNNNNNNNNNNNNNNNNNNNNNNNNNNNNNNNNNNNNNNNNNNNNNNNNNNNNNNNNNNNNNNNNNNNNNNNNNNNNNNNNNNNNNNNNNNNNNNNNNNNNNNNNNNNNNNNNNNNNNNNNNNNNNNNNNNNNNNNNNNNNNNNNNNNNNNNNNNNNNNNNNNNNNNNNNNNNNNNNTAGCATGcaattttgtgtgtgtgtgcgtgtgtggggtgggggggggggagggggcagaatTGAGGGAGCTAGCGATAGGTTGACACGTAAATTGAGATCAAATTTGCACATACATCCATTGGCTAGGGAGGTCCGCCTCCACCTCCACGGGTATCAAATCTTGCATTTTATTTCCGCAAAATTCTTCTAGAAAGTTCTAGCATCCATTACCCTTACATACACTCGTAAGCATCAACACAATTGTACTGTAATATACTCGCATTTCTAACTAACTAGATAGCTCAAGCCACACTAATTAGCTTCTCGTGTCGGATCACACTCAGACATTGCCTAACCATTTTGTTTCCTATCTCGGAAGTGCTTGCTGAACTTTGTGttgaggagacccgccttcgctgTGCTGGGTTACTTGTGGTTCCTTCAGCGTTGGCTGTCCGAGCTCCAGTGTCGTCTGCTCGGCTCACTGCTCCACCGCTCCTACCTACACCttcaggggggggggggtcgccctCCTTATGCTGAGAAGGGCCGGTCATGCCATGACACCTTCTGTGGCTACTGCTCTCATCCAGGTCACGCAGAGTTTGATTGCCATGAGAAAAAGCAAGACCAGAGGCGCTCCTCTCCCAGTTGGACTCCTGGCTCTTCCTCGactccgtcactcactgaccaggacattgttCGGCTTAAACACCTTCTATCTTCCTCTGATTCTTCACCGACAGGTTCTGCTGTTGCTGTGACTGCTTCCACCACTTCATCACCCCCGCATCTACATcgtcaggtacatcttcgtgggttctggaCACTGGAGCTTCCTTTCATAATGTCCTCTGATTCTTCAGCATTGTCTTCTCTTCGCCCTCTTGATTCTCCTATTAATGTTCTTACTGCTGATGGCACATCACTTCCTATTACTAGTCGTGGAATTCTTTCGACTCCATCTTTTTCTGTTcctagtgtttcacatgttccttGCCTTATCATTaatcttttttccgctgcccaacttactgattctaGTTGTTGGGTCATTCTTAATACCGAATCTTGCTCCTTTCAGGACCGTCGCACAAAGgttttggttggtgctggcccctgACGTCGTGAGTCCAAGGGGCTTTGGGAAGTTGACTGACTTTGTGTTCCTTCCACTGCCACCACTTCAGTCAGCtctcatgctcttgctgcctcttcgtccgcgtccttccagcagtggcatcattgcCTTCGTCACATCTGTGCCTCTCGCTAGTGCGTAAGGGCCTCTTAGGGTATGTATCTGGAGATGTTTCTTTACCTTGTAATGGTTGTAGACTTGGCAAACAgaccagttaccttatcctaccagTCAGTCGGTATCTCAGcatccttttgacttagttcattctgatgtctggggtccagccccctttgattcgaaaggtggtcatcaaTACTATGTTtttttattgatgatttctcttgctacacttggctctacttcatgaaatctcgtagcgaggttctctctatatacaaacgATTTGCTGTCATGGTTCACACTCAGTTTTCCACGCCTATTCGTACTTTTCATGCTGACTccgctggagagtatatctcccaGCTGTTGCGTGGCTTTCTCGCAGAACAGGGTACCCTTGCCCAGTTCtcctgtcctggtgctcatgctcagaatggcgttgccgaATGCAAGCATCGCCATatacttgagacggctcgtgcgctgATGGTTGCCGCCTCTCTTTCACCccatttttgggccgaggctgtttctgcatccacctatctcatcaacattcagccatcgactTCTTTGCACGGTGGTATTCCTATGGAATGTCTCTCTGGTCACTCTCCTGACTACTCcgctcttcgtatgtttggatgtgtgtTCTACGTCATTCTTGCCCCGCGCGAGTGCACCACACTAACTACTCAGTCGGTtaagtgtgttttccttggctatagtgacgagcacaagggctatcgctgTTGGGACCCTGTTGGTTGTTgcttgcgcatctcgcgtgatgtgacttttgatgagtctcgctcttactacccacgtccttcttgctcgagcttctctgtggacgatatttcttttcttctccttcccGATACACCCTCCTATGtgcctcatgtttcacctcttcctcCTACACCTCTtattcattctcattcatcaccaacaccatcttctccatcctcctcctccacctctacaCCATCATCTCCAGTCCGTCTCCCTCTGTCATTgtttcctctccactatactcgtcgcCCTCGTACTGATGATGCTTCCCCTGACGTGCCTAACgcgccttccacctctggtgcccctccgTTCACGTCTACCCCAGTTCATAACCTCCGTGCTCGGCCTTGCCCTCCACCTGATCGCTATTCTCCTGATCGGTACA
Above is a window of Triticum aestivum cultivar Chinese Spring chromosome 6B, IWGSC CS RefSeq v2.1, whole genome shotgun sequence DNA encoding:
- the LOC123134873 gene encoding uncharacterized protein; the protein is MQRGSKAMANHWGLIQTTCNKWQGIVEEVAARPESGTSVEDQLLRMFAMYGDDNIDQEFKYLHVFKRIDKCENWADIRCTLVKAKETYKPDESTPDAADGRTYGNKGAKKAKRAESAAARVQESIEHCLADAKTRAALREEKTEARWAALMTNSAVKLDLLRTNVAVKKRNNDLAFLMGGADMLQSGAEKLKAWFLAERGLILNQIPATPTPTPTPTPTP